The nucleotide sequence TAGGTCTAAAGCCCACACAAAAAACCGTTGCAACTTCTCTTGAGATGTTTAGAAAGATACTTGATGAAGCTTTACCTGGTGACAATGTAGGTGTGCTTTTGCGAGGCACAAAGAAAGAAGAAGTAGAGCGTGGTATGGTTCTTGCAAAACCAGGATCCATTACACCACATACAAAATTCAAAGCTCAGGTATACGTTCTAACCAAAGAAGAAGGTGGCAGGCATACACCATTCTTTAATGGCTACAGACCACAATTCTACGTAAGAACTACAGATGTTACAGGTACAGTTCACTTGAAAGAAGGCGTAGAAATGGTTATGCCAGGTGATAATGTGGAAATGGAAGTAGAACTTATTGCTCCAATAGCACTTGAAAAAGAAACAAGATTTGCTATAAGAGAAGGTGGCAAAACTGTTGGTGCTGGTGTAGTTACTGAGATTATTAAGTGAGGGTGTTTTGAATGTCGCAAAAAATTAGGATTAAACTTAGAGCTTATGAAGCAAAAATATTGGATAGATCAGTAAAAGATATTATTGAAACTGTAAAAAGAACAGGAGCTACAATTAGAGGTCCTATACCACTGCCAACTGATATTTCCAGATATACTGTATTGAGGTCTCCGCATATTAATAAGACCTCAAGGGAACAATTTGAAATGAGAGTTCACAAAAGGCTCTTAGAAATAGATGATGCTACCCAACAAACCGTTGATGCATTGATGAAAATTGATTTAGCCGCTGGTGTTGACGTAGAAGTAAAACTTTAAAAATTTAAAAAAGAGGTAAAAACCTTTTTGGTTTCTCTGCCTCTTTATATATAGAGTATAGGAGTAAAAAATGATAGGATTAATTGCAAAAAAAATTGGCATGTCAAGGATGTTTATAAATGGTAATGCAGTTGCTGTTACTATTTTAGAATCCGAACCTGCTGTAGTTACCCAGATAAAAACAAAAGAAAATGATGGATATAATGCTATACAGGTGGGTTTTGTAGATACAAAAGAATCAAGAATTACAAAGGCACAATTAGGTCATTTAAAAAAATGTGGTTCTTTACCAAAAAAGTATTTAAGAGAGTTTAAAGTAAACGATATTAGTGGTTTTAAGTTAGGTGATAAGATTGAAATGGATATATTTAATGTGGGTGACGAAATTGATGTTATAGGTATTTCAAAAGGAAAAGGATTTGCAGGCGCTATGAAAAGGCATAATTTTGCTGGTGGGCCAGATGGGCACGGTTCTATGTTTAATAGAAGAGTTGGTTCTATTGGAAACAGAGAATGGCCTGGTAGGGTTATAAAAGGAAAAAAAATGCCTGGCCATTTAGGAAACGAACGAGTAACTATTAAAAACCTAAAAATTGCTTATATTGATAAAGAAAAAAATATAATTGCGCTAATCGGTGCAGTACCTGGCTCAAGAGGTTCTTATGTAACCTTATTAAGGAAAAAGGAGAAGTTATCATGAAAATTGATTATTTTGATAAAGATGCGAATAGGCTTGGAGAAATAGATTTCGATTTAAACTTTAAACCTTCAAATAAACCTGGTATCTTAGTAAATAGAGTAATTCGTGTATTGCTTGCAAACAAAAGACAGTGGACTGCT is from Desulfurella sp. and encodes:
- the rpsJ gene encoding 30S ribosomal protein S10, with protein sequence MSQKIRIKLRAYEAKILDRSVKDIIETVKRTGATIRGPIPLPTDISRYTVLRSPHINKTSREQFEMRVHKRLLEIDDATQQTVDALMKIDLAAGVDVEVKL
- the rplC gene encoding 50S ribosomal protein L3, with amino-acid sequence MIGLIAKKIGMSRMFINGNAVAVTILESEPAVVTQIKTKENDGYNAIQVGFVDTKESRITKAQLGHLKKCGSLPKKYLREFKVNDISGFKLGDKIEMDIFNVGDEIDVIGISKGKGFAGAMKRHNFAGGPDGHGSMFNRRVGSIGNREWPGRVIKGKKMPGHLGNERVTIKNLKIAYIDKEKNIIALIGAVPGSRGSYVTLLRKKEKLS